Within the Bradyrhizobium ottawaense genome, the region TCGCGCATTTCCGTCACGAGATCGAAGAGCGTATCGACCAGTATTCGCACAAGGCCGACATTGACGATGCCGGCATACTCGACCCCGTCAACATGGTGGCGGCGGAGTGATGGTGATGTCGCAACCGAGCTTCTGGTGGCAGAAATACGGGACGCTGGCGCAGATGGCGCAGGCGACCGTGGCGCTGCTCGGCTTTGTTGCGATCCTGATCCAGATCAACGAGATCCGGACCAACAACCGCGCCGCCAGCGCGCGGGCGGCGTTTCTGGGCTACACCGATCTGGCGTTCAAGAATCCGAAGTTCTCCTATCCTGACTACGACAGGATCAGGGCGGCCGGTCGCGACGAGCAGGTCCAGTACGAGAGTTTCGTCACGTATTTCCTCTACGCCTGCGAGGAGACGATTGCCGCATTCGCCGACAAGCGCGAATGGCAGGCCTCCTGCGATTACGATTTGAAACCGCATCTGCCGTTCCTGTGCGAGAAGAACGCGGCGCAGCCGGCCTATCTCGCCACCTACGGCACCGAGACCCAGCAATGGGTCAAGACGTCCATGAAGACCGCCAGCGTTACACCGCCAGACTGCAAGCTGGGAAAGACCTGAGATCGCAATGACCAAACTCATCGTCGATGGCAAAGAGATCGATGTCCCCGCGGAATACACGCTGCTGCAGGCGTGCGAGGCCGCAGGCGCCGAAATTCCGCGCTTCTGCTACCACGAACGGCTGTCGATCGCCGGCAATTGCCGGATGTGCCTCGTCGAGGTGAAGGGCGGCCCGAAGCCGGTCGCGAGCTGCGCCTGGGCCGTGCGTGATTGCCGTCCGGGTCCGAAGGGCGAGCCGCCGGAAATCTCGACGCGTTCGCCGATGGTCAAGAAGGCCCGCGAAGGCGTGATGGAGTTCCTGCTGATCAACCACCCGCTGGATTGCCCGATCTGCGACCAGGGCGGCGAGTGCGACCTGCAGGACCAGGCGATGGGCTACGGCGTCGATACCTCGCGCTTCGCCGAGAACAAGCGCGCAGTCGAGGACAAGTATCTCGGCGCGCTGGTCAAGACCTCGATGAACCGCTGCATCCAGTGCACGCGTTGCGTCCGCTTCTCCGCCGAAGTCTGCGGCGCGCCGGAAATGGGCGCGACCGGCCGCGGCGAGGACATGGAGATCACGACTTATCTGGAATCGGCGCTGACCTCCGAATTGCAGGGCAATCTGGTCGACATCTGCCCGGTCGGTGCGCTGACCTCGAAGCCGTATGCGTTCGCGGCGCGCCCGTGGGAGCTTGGCAAGACCCAGTCGGTCGACGTCATGGACGGCGTCGGTTCGGCCATTCGCGTCGATACCCGCGGCCGCGAAGTGATGCGGATCCTGCCGCGCATCAACGAGGCCGTGAACGAGGAATGGATTTCCGACAAGACCCGCCACATCGTCGATGGCCTGCGCACCCAGCGGCTCGACCGGCCCTATATCCGTGAGAACGGCCAGCTCCGCGCCGCCTCCTGGCCGGAAGCCTTTGCCGCGATTGCCGCCAAGGCCGGCCGGATCGACGGCAAGCGCATCGGCGCGGTTGCCGGCGACGTCGCCGCGGTCGAAGAGATGTTCGCGCTGAAGGAACTGCTGGCGAAATGCGGCTCGTCCAATCTGGCGGTGCAGGGCGGCGACGCCTTCGATACGAAGTTGGGCCGTGGTTCCTACATCTTCAACCCGACCATCGCCGGCATCGAGCAGGCCGACGCGCTCCTGATCATCGGTTCCAACCCGCGCAAGGAAGCCGCCGTTCTCAACGCCCGGATCCGCAAGCGCTGGCGCTCGGGCCAGCTCAAGGTCGGCGTGATCGGCGCCAAGGCCGACATGACCTACGATTACGACTATCTCGGCGCGGGCACGGATTCTCTCAGCGAACTCGCCGCCGGCAAGAATGCCTTTGCCGACGTGCTGAAGGGCGCCAAGAAGCCGATCGTGCTGGTCGGCGCCGGTTCGCTGGCGCGCCATGACGGGGCTGCGGTGCTGGCGCTGGCGGCGAAGATCGCGGCCGATTTCGGCGCGCTCAAGGACGGCTGGAACGGTTTTGCCGTGCTGCAGGACACCGCGTCCCGCACCGGCGCGCTCGATATCGGCTTTGCGGCCGGCAGCGGCAGCCTCAGCCTGGCGCAGATGACCACCTTCGGCACGCTCGACGTGCTGTTTTTGCTCGGCGCCGATGAGGTCAAGGTGCCCGACGGCACTTTCGTGGTCTATATTGGCACCCATGGCGACCGCGGCGCGCATCGCGCCGACGTCATCCTGCCGGGTGCGGCTTATACCGAAAAGTCCGGCATCTATGTCAACACCGAGGGCAGGGCGCAGATCGCCAACCGCGCGGCGTTCCCGCCCGGCGAGGCGCGTGAGGACTGGGCGGTGATCCGCGCGCTGTCCGACGTGCTGGGCAAGAAGCTGCCCTACGACTCGTTGCAGGCGCTGCGCCAGGCCATCTTCAAGGTCGCGCCGCATTTGATGCGGCTCGACCAGATCGAGCCCGGCAAGGCCGACGACGTCAAGGCGCTGGCGGGCAAGGGCGGCAGCGTGGACAAGACCCCGTTCAAGACCGCGGTCGAGGACTTTTACCTGACCAACCCGATCGCACGGGCGTCGGCGGTGATGGCGGAATGTTCCCGGCTGGCGTCCGGGCAAATGCTGACGGCAGCGGAGTGAGCGTGACCTGATGGCTGAATTCTTCGCAAGCGCGTTCTGGACCGGCTTCCTCTGGCCGCTGATCATCATGATCGCGGAGAGCGTGTTGCTGCTGGTCGTGCTCCTGATCGCGATCGCCTACATCCTGCTCGCCGACCGCAAGATCTGGGCGGCGGTGCAGATCCGCCGCGGGCCCAACGTGGTGGGCCCGTTCGGCCTGCTGCAATCCTTCGCCGACTTGCT harbors:
- the nuoG gene encoding NADH-quinone oxidoreductase subunit NuoG, which gives rise to MTKLIVDGKEIDVPAEYTLLQACEAAGAEIPRFCYHERLSIAGNCRMCLVEVKGGPKPVASCAWAVRDCRPGPKGEPPEISTRSPMVKKAREGVMEFLLINHPLDCPICDQGGECDLQDQAMGYGVDTSRFAENKRAVEDKYLGALVKTSMNRCIQCTRCVRFSAEVCGAPEMGATGRGEDMEITTYLESALTSELQGNLVDICPVGALTSKPYAFAARPWELGKTQSVDVMDGVGSAIRVDTRGREVMRILPRINEAVNEEWISDKTRHIVDGLRTQRLDRPYIRENGQLRAASWPEAFAAIAAKAGRIDGKRIGAVAGDVAAVEEMFALKELLAKCGSSNLAVQGGDAFDTKLGRGSYIFNPTIAGIEQADALLIIGSNPRKEAAVLNARIRKRWRSGQLKVGVIGAKADMTYDYDYLGAGTDSLSELAAGKNAFADVLKGAKKPIVLVGAGSLARHDGAAVLALAAKIAADFGALKDGWNGFAVLQDTASRTGALDIGFAAGSGSLSLAQMTTFGTLDVLFLLGADEVKVPDGTFVVYIGTHGDRGAHRADVILPGAAYTEKSGIYVNTEGRAQIANRAAFPPGEAREDWAVIRALSDVLGKKLPYDSLQALRQAIFKVAPHLMRLDQIEPGKADDVKALAGKGGSVDKTPFKTAVEDFYLTNPIARASAVMAECSRLASGQMLTAAE